A genomic stretch from Candidatus Sysuiplasma jiujiangense includes:
- a CDS encoding NAD(P)/FAD-dependent oxidoreductase gives MNYDVVVVGAGPGGSVAAKYAAKSGCSTLLIEKRQEIGTPVRCGEGIAKRWLDDVGIEPSSKWIANEVDGARIISPNGTVLTVDESRAGNECGYVIHRDVFDMTLAQHAAAAGAEVMVKTSATGIIREDGMIKGIRARSMGKEFSIRSNVVIAADGFESQVGRWAGLNTNLKPKDVDSCYEYTLVDVDIDRRYTDFFIGNIAPGGYIWMFPKGDDVANVGIGVQTSKIRGPGEAKMYLDRFIEKHPEFRKGKPIMEIAGGVSISPPLEKTALPGFMLVGDAARMIDPVTGGGIYNACVAGRIAGEVAGRAVERNDFSQQMMDAYETGWRERMEEHLYRNYLMKEKIAKLDDETFDKLVDAMTKVDMKRMTTLDILRAIQQKYPELVKEFEEFL, from the coding sequence ATGAATTATGATGTTGTCGTTGTCGGCGCCGGTCCCGGCGGGAGCGTTGCCGCAAAATACGCCGCCAAATCGGGTTGCTCTACCCTTCTGATCGAGAAGAGGCAGGAGATAGGAACACCTGTCAGATGCGGGGAGGGCATAGCAAAAAGGTGGCTTGATGACGTTGGAATAGAGCCCAGCAGCAAGTGGATAGCCAATGAGGTTGACGGCGCGCGCATAATTTCACCCAACGGAACAGTGCTGACAGTGGACGAAAGCCGCGCCGGAAACGAGTGCGGCTACGTCATACACAGGGACGTGTTTGACATGACTCTTGCGCAGCATGCTGCCGCCGCAGGCGCTGAAGTGATGGTCAAGACTTCTGCAACGGGCATCATCAGGGAGGATGGTATGATCAAAGGGATCAGGGCCCGCTCCATGGGAAAAGAATTCAGCATAAGGAGCAATGTGGTGATAGCTGCGGATGGTTTCGAGTCGCAGGTGGGAAGATGGGCCGGCCTCAACACAAATCTGAAACCGAAGGACGTTGATTCCTGCTATGAATACACACTCGTGGACGTCGACATCGACCGGCGCTATACAGACTTCTTTATCGGAAACATTGCACCGGGCGGCTACATTTGGATGTTTCCGAAGGGCGATGACGTCGCGAACGTCGGTATCGGTGTTCAGACAAGCAAAATCAGGGGTCCGGGTGAGGCAAAGATGTACCTTGACAGGTTCATCGAAAAACATCCGGAATTCAGAAAAGGAAAACCGATCATGGAGATAGCCGGGGGTGTTTCCATCAGTCCACCGCTTGAAAAAACAGCACTTCCCGGATTCATGCTCGTGGGGGATGCTGCCAGGATGATAGACCCAGTGACCGGGGGCGGAATCTACAACGCGTGCGTCGCAGGCAGGATAGCGGGTGAGGTTGCGGGAAGAGCTGTTGAGCGCAACGATTTCAGCCAGCAGATGATGGACGCCTACGAAACCGGATGGCGCGAAAGGATGGAGGAACACCTTTACAGAAACTACCTGATGAAGGAGAAGATAGCAAAACTTGACGATGAAACATTCGACAAGCTTGTAGATGCAATGACGAAAGTGGACATGAAGAGAATGACCACGCTCGACATACTCAGGGCAATACAGCAGAAATATCCCGAACTTGTAAAGGAGTTTGAAGAGTTTCTCTGA
- a CDS encoding RNA-guided pseudouridylation complex pseudouridine synthase subunit Cbf5, translated as MNWQRTLCAVFTGSDPVDADGGSSAAYGKSPSQRTLQEKLTSSIIVLDKPSGPTSHQVTSWVSDILGVEKTGHSGTLDPAVTGVLPIGTGYALRALDVMNYLTKEYVGVLRFHSDVPQREVEWIFSKFTGSIFQVPPVRSAVKRERRTREIRSLKLLESRERRFLFRVECEAGTYIRTLCVDIGKALCTGAQMEELRRTRAGPFGEDRAVTLHQLEDAVYYWRKGDETRLREILVPYEEILSALPSIVLKDSAVDSICHGADLTVKGVRRINGTVRRGSVIALLTEKGEGVAIARALMSGDSISSSASGIASDTLRVLMRHGTYPGFRRKP; from the coding sequence ATGAACTGGCAGAGAACGTTATGCGCCGTCTTTACAGGGAGTGATCCTGTGGATGCCGACGGCGGTTCCTCCGCAGCCTACGGAAAAAGTCCGTCGCAGCGCACGCTGCAGGAGAAGCTGACATCCTCCATCATTGTTCTGGACAAGCCAAGCGGTCCCACGAGCCATCAGGTTACCTCATGGGTTTCAGACATACTCGGCGTGGAGAAAACAGGGCACAGCGGTACGCTCGATCCCGCAGTGACAGGCGTTCTGCCCATCGGCACCGGTTACGCGCTGAGGGCTCTTGATGTCATGAACTACCTCACAAAGGAGTACGTCGGTGTCCTGCGTTTTCATTCGGATGTTCCGCAGCGTGAGGTAGAATGGATTTTTTCCAAATTCACAGGCAGCATTTTCCAGGTGCCGCCCGTGCGATCCGCTGTAAAGAGAGAAAGAAGGACAAGGGAAATACGCTCGCTGAAGCTGCTGGAATCAAGAGAGAGGCGCTTCCTCTTCCGTGTTGAATGCGAGGCAGGCACTTATATCAGGACACTCTGCGTCGATATCGGAAAGGCATTGTGCACAGGCGCACAGATGGAAGAGCTGAGGAGGACAAGGGCGGGACCGTTCGGTGAGGACAGGGCCGTAACGCTTCACCAGCTCGAGGACGCCGTCTATTACTGGAGGAAAGGCGATGAAACGCGGCTGCGCGAAATACTCGTTCCATATGAGGAAATACTGTCGGCGCTTCCGTCAATAGTGCTGAAGGACAGCGCTGTCGACAGCATCTGCCATGGCGCCGATCTCACCGTGAAGGGAGTAAGGCGGATCAACGGAACAGTAAGACGGGGCTCGGTAATTGCGCTCCTGACTGAAAAGGGCGAGGGCGTGGCAATCGCAAGGGCACTCATGTCCGGCGATTCCATATCCAGCTCTGCGTCCGGCATTGCCTCCGATACGCTCCGTGTCCTTATGAGGCATGGGACCTATCCCGGATTCAGACGGAAGCCATGA
- a CDS encoding 30S ribosomal protein S5: MPWTPKTKLGRLVYEGKITSISQALGSKLPLREPEIVDMLVPDMADEVADVKMVQRMTDSGRRVRFAITCVVGNRDGIVGVGRAKGREVGPTIRNAIQDAKLNIIEIRRGCGSWQCGCLTAHTLPFRVEGRAGSVTLSLRPAPRGVGLAVGNVAKTVISLAGISDAWGFTNGHSKTTLNFTYAAFDALKKTVSYRVSSDQLERLKIRSGISRVHVVETEIPPAGTEGAE; encoded by the coding sequence TTGCCATGGACGCCGAAAACAAAACTCGGCAGGCTTGTTTATGAAGGAAAGATTACCTCTATATCACAGGCGCTCGGTTCAAAGCTCCCTCTCAGGGAACCGGAAATCGTCGACATGCTTGTTCCGGACATGGCGGACGAGGTTGCCGATGTAAAGATGGTCCAGCGTATGACGGACAGCGGCAGAAGGGTCAGGTTTGCCATTACATGTGTTGTCGGTAACAGGGACGGAATCGTCGGCGTCGGCCGCGCCAAGGGCAGGGAAGTGGGACCGACGATAAGAAACGCAATACAGGATGCAAAGCTCAATATCATCGAAATAAGGAGAGGATGCGGCTCATGGCAGTGCGGCTGCCTGACCGCGCATACCCTTCCGTTCAGGGTGGAAGGGAGGGCCGGTTCGGTCACGCTTTCGCTCAGGCCGGCCCCCAGGGGCGTTGGCCTTGCGGTCGGGAACGTCGCAAAGACTGTAATCTCGCTCGCAGGCATATCTGATGCCTGGGGATTTACCAACGGTCACTCGAAGACAACGCTCAACTTCACGTATGCGGCGTTTGATGCGCTGAAGAAGACCGTCAGCTACCGTGTGTCTTCAGACCAGCTCGAAAGGCTGAAGATAAGGTCCGGGATAAGCAGGGTCCATGTCGTCGAGACGGAAATACCGCCGGCGGGCACGGAGGGTGCTGAATGA
- a CDS encoding 50S ribosomal protein L18, whose amino-acid sequence MTGPRYKVPFRRRREGITDYSHRLRLLKSGSPRAVVRCSNRYFTVQFISFDPSGDRVIATANSIELRKYGWSGAASNGAAAFLTGMLAAARAKKHGVSEAILDVGMINPRKNGNMYAALSGMLEGGVEIPHDDSIVVPAARIEALSAGHGNISEIKTKLVK is encoded by the coding sequence ATGACAGGACCGCGTTACAAGGTACCGTTCAGGAGAAGAAGGGAGGGAATCACAGATTATTCCCACAGACTCCGTCTGCTCAAGTCGGGAAGCCCGAGGGCGGTTGTCCGCTGCAGCAACAGGTACTTCACTGTTCAGTTTATCAGTTTTGATCCTTCCGGAGACAGGGTCATTGCGACGGCGAACAGCATTGAACTCAGGAAGTATGGCTGGAGCGGCGCAGCCTCAAACGGCGCCGCAGCCTTCCTGACCGGTATGCTGGCGGCGGCGAGGGCAAAAAAGCATGGTGTAAGCGAGGCCATCCTCGATGTCGGCATGATTAACCCCCGGAAGAACGGCAACATGTATGCCGCACTCAGCGGCATGCTTGAAGGCGGGGTGGAGATACCGCATGACGACTCGATTGTTGTGCCGGCGGCACGTATCGAGGCGCTTTCGGCAGGTCATGGAAATATATCTGAAATCAAGACAAAGCTGGTGAAATGA
- the aspS gene encoding aspartate--tRNA(Asn) ligase gives MSTSDTISAELDGREVKIGGWIEDIRDLGGISFYIVRDGYGAVQVTVVRRNAPAEVISALEGVQRESVIEVRGKIRKSEKAGRGFELIPDEITVLSAAGAPLPLGVVDRVGTEAETRFDNRFLDLRKEEKSAIFRVRAEMSYRMREKLREMRFVEVFTPKVVSEGAEGGATLFRVDYFGKKAFLAQSPQLYKQILMSTGLNRVYEIAPAYRAELSDTVRHTSEFVSFDAEIAFIDGLEDVLNTLQELMVYTISRTAEFIRERFPSRFTPEIPKTPFPRLRYSECLDLLASEHKEIREGEDLDSESEKLIGRIMKEKGYSMYFITMYPASIKPFYVMEDGNGMSFSFDLEFDGTEMASGGQREHRYDRLVSRMKQKNLEISAFEFYLKAFRFGMPPHGGWGLGFDRLVNSYLKLGNIREAILFPRDRTRLAP, from the coding sequence ATATCAACTTCTGATACGATAAGCGCCGAACTCGACGGGAGAGAAGTTAAAATTGGCGGATGGATTGAAGACATCAGGGATCTTGGCGGAATATCGTTTTACATCGTGAGAGACGGATACGGTGCGGTGCAGGTCACTGTAGTCCGGAGGAATGCGCCAGCGGAAGTCATCTCGGCGCTTGAGGGCGTCCAGAGGGAAAGCGTAATAGAAGTCAGAGGGAAGATAAGGAAATCAGAAAAGGCGGGAAGGGGCTTTGAGCTCATACCTGATGAGATAACTGTTCTTTCCGCAGCCGGAGCCCCACTTCCGCTGGGAGTTGTCGACAGGGTCGGAACTGAAGCCGAAACACGCTTCGACAACAGATTCCTTGATCTCCGTAAGGAAGAGAAGAGTGCGATATTCAGGGTCAGGGCTGAAATGTCGTACAGAATGCGTGAAAAGCTCAGGGAGATGCGTTTTGTTGAGGTTTTCACTCCGAAGGTCGTTTCCGAAGGCGCGGAGGGTGGAGCAACGCTGTTCAGGGTTGACTATTTTGGAAAGAAGGCATTCCTGGCGCAGAGTCCACAGCTCTACAAGCAGATACTCATGTCTACAGGCCTCAACAGGGTTTATGAGATTGCGCCCGCCTACAGGGCGGAGCTGTCCGACACGGTGAGGCATACATCCGAATTCGTCTCATTCGACGCAGAGATTGCTTTCATCGACGGCCTTGAGGACGTGCTGAACACGCTGCAGGAGCTGATGGTCTACACAATTTCCAGGACGGCCGAATTCATCAGGGAGCGCTTTCCATCCCGTTTCACTCCGGAAATACCGAAGACTCCCTTCCCGCGTCTCAGGTACAGCGAATGCCTCGACTTGCTTGCTTCGGAGCACAAGGAAATACGGGAAGGAGAGGATCTCGACTCGGAAAGCGAGAAACTGATTGGCAGGATAATGAAAGAGAAGGGCTATTCGATGTATTTCATCACAATGTATCCGGCTTCGATCAAGCCGTTTTATGTAATGGAGGACGGCAACGGCATGTCCTTCTCATTCGATCTTGAATTCGACGGGACTGAGATGGCTTCCGGAGGGCAGAGGGAGCACAGGTACGACAGGCTTGTATCGAGAATGAAACAGAAAAATCTTGAAATCAGCGCGTTCGAGTTTTATCTCAAAGCTTTCAGATTCGGGATGCCGCCGCATGGGGGCTGGGGTCTCGGATTTGACAGACTCGTAAACTCATACCTGAAACTGGGAAACATAAGGGAGGCAATTCTTTTTCCAAGGGACAGGACCAGGCTGGCACCCTGA
- a CDS encoding GNAT family N-acetyltransferase, producing the protein MAEIREFRSEDVESVSELVLGSLGEFYPRTLYLEKSRQWNEGFMVAEEGGRIISMLLGALEGRSESRILMFAVETPYRNRGIGSMMMLDFMKRSAVRGVRRITLEVRKSNIGAIRFYQKFGFQIAGVLSRYYSDMEDGYRMVRQL; encoded by the coding sequence ATGGCAGAAATCAGGGAATTCCGCTCCGAGGACGTCGAAAGCGTCTCAGAACTCGTCCTTGGTTCACTGGGAGAATTCTATCCGAGAACACTCTATCTGGAAAAATCCCGACAGTGGAATGAAGGTTTCATGGTGGCGGAGGAGGGGGGAAGGATTATTTCCATGCTCCTGGGCGCGCTCGAGGGACGATCCGAATCAAGGATACTCATGTTTGCCGTGGAGACGCCATACCGGAACAGGGGCATCGGGTCAATGATGATGCTCGACTTCATGAAGAGATCCGCTGTCCGTGGGGTCAGGAGGATAACGCTTGAAGTCAGAAAGAGCAACATCGGCGCAATCCGCTTCTACCAAAAATTCGGCTTCCAGATTGCCGGCGTGCTGAGCAGGTATTATTCGGATATGGAGGACGGCTATCGGATGGTGCGCCAGCTCTGA
- a CDS encoding DUF106 domain-containing protein, giving the protein MASAQSRQPPQQMPQGTGQMFIVMIFMLVMLFAFLNPSVRAVAVRVTGDVLDPLIGFGGLYPTITIMFAELVVVLLGTSLRVIYTDFIQQARIQKHLAALRIHHRQAMKERDQVKLKKIQKIQGSYMMENTQQMNRQFKVMPITIIVIFPLFAWLSVFLLALPYPVFAVPWAARVYFGQSIIFFPAWVFLYGLLGLPFTIVYQRFLRYFILKRRLERLNTAAMKKPAENS; this is encoded by the coding sequence ATGGCATCAGCGCAGAGCAGGCAGCCGCCGCAGCAGATGCCGCAGGGAACGGGACAGATGTTCATTGTCATGATATTCATGCTTGTGATGCTGTTTGCCTTCCTCAACCCCTCCGTACGGGCGGTTGCCGTAAGGGTCACGGGCGACGTGCTCGATCCGCTCATCGGTTTCGGCGGCCTTTATCCTACAATCACGATCATGTTTGCCGAACTGGTTGTCGTCCTGCTTGGAACATCGCTCCGTGTCATCTACACTGATTTCATCCAGCAGGCAAGGATCCAGAAACATCTTGCAGCACTGCGCATCCACCACAGGCAGGCGATGAAGGAAAGGGATCAGGTGAAGCTGAAGAAGATTCAGAAGATTCAGGGTTCCTACATGATGGAAAACACGCAGCAGATGAACAGGCAGTTCAAGGTAATGCCAATAACGATAATAGTCATTTTCCCCCTGTTCGCCTGGCTCAGCGTATTTCTCCTTGCGCTTCCATATCCTGTTTTCGCTGTTCCGTGGGCAGCCAGGGTGTATTTCGGCCAGTCGATCATCTTTTTCCCGGCGTGGGTGTTCCTTTACGGACTTCTCGGTCTTCCGTTCACAATCGTGTATCAGCGTTTTCTGCGCTATTTCATACTGAAGAGAAGACTTGAACGGTTGAATACGGCCGCAATGAAAAAGCCCGCCGAGAACAGCTGA
- a CDS encoding Holliday junction resolvase produces MGDTYERELKGILGGEGAFIERISRTLPSAERESYQKLRRKHFLVIRAAGSFGVDLLAVRGNFAFPIEVKSSRSDVFRFSRSEKLAFQAARMRELCEQSALVPAYAYRLKNADSDPWRLFTIQDSSDGLKGIQALLFRKLPKIGMTEDGNGIMKWSEGMKLSSFVDYFSEMM; encoded by the coding sequence ATGGGAGATACATACGAAAGAGAGCTGAAAGGGATCCTCGGCGGGGAGGGGGCCTTCATCGAGAGGATATCCAGGACCCTTCCTTCTGCGGAAAGGGAGTCATACCAGAAGCTCAGAAGAAAGCACTTTCTTGTGATACGGGCTGCAGGATCCTTCGGCGTTGATCTTCTGGCCGTAAGGGGAAATTTTGCATTCCCCATAGAAGTCAAGAGCTCAAGGAGCGATGTTTTCCGTTTCAGCCGGAGTGAAAAGCTTGCTTTCCAGGCAGCACGCATGAGGGAACTCTGCGAACAGTCGGCACTCGTTCCTGCATATGCATACAGGCTGAAAAACGCCGATTCTGATCCATGGAGGCTCTTCACGATTCAGGATTCATCCGACGGCCTCAAGGGAATACAGGCACTCCTGTTCAGGAAGCTTCCCAAAATCGGAATGACGGAGGACGGGAACGGAATTATGAAATGGTCAGAGGGGATGAAGTTGAGTTCGTTTGTAGATTACTTCAGCGAAATGATGTGA
- a CDS encoding 50S ribosomal protein L15: protein MVSRTSKFRGSRTHGRGKKSGRGAGIHGGRGNAGLHKHKFMHMLKYDPGHFGPRGFKRPLKMLDEKRAITTTVLESVLPRLVSDGFAKEQDGKITVDLGAAGYDKLISDGRIHSAIHVAVAAATPKAKQHIEKSGGSVTLK from the coding sequence ATGGTAAGCAGAACGAGTAAGTTCAGGGGCTCAAGGACGCACGGCAGGGGAAAGAAGTCGGGAAGGGGGGCAGGCATACATGGCGGCAGGGGAAATGCGGGCCTGCACAAGCACAAGTTCATGCATATGCTGAAATACGATCCCGGCCACTTCGGACCGCGTGGATTCAAGCGCCCCCTGAAGATGCTTGACGAGAAGAGGGCGATAACCACAACCGTACTGGAATCCGTTCTGCCCCGGCTGGTTTCCGACGGCTTTGCGAAGGAACAGGACGGCAAAATTACTGTCGATCTCGGTGCAGCAGGCTACGACAAGCTCATTTCTGACGGCAGGATTCACTCGGCAATTCATGTCGCCGTCGCGGCTGCGACTCCAAAGGCAAAGCAGCATATTGAAAAATCAGGCGGAAGTGTGACACTTAAATAG
- a CDS encoding 50S ribosomal protein L30 → MMYAVIRVRGHGKIKRKAVVTLEQMHLSRVNHMVLLPETETTRRMLQIVKDYVTWGEISGESIEKLMNSAFRLEGDRKPSPGEIEKASGMDRQSLVRSLSEGSKRLPDLKLKKVVRLHPPRQGWEAVKKDYATGGSLGYRGGEINTLIGRMIPMGGVNGNGKQNE, encoded by the coding sequence ATGATGTATGCGGTCATACGAGTCAGGGGTCACGGAAAGATAAAGCGCAAGGCAGTTGTGACACTGGAACAGATGCATCTGAGCAGGGTCAACCACATGGTTCTTCTTCCTGAAACGGAAACGACGCGGAGGATGCTCCAGATAGTCAAGGATTATGTCACCTGGGGAGAGATCAGCGGGGAGAGCATCGAAAAACTGATGAATTCAGCATTCCGGCTTGAAGGGGACAGGAAACCATCGCCGGGTGAGATCGAGAAAGCTTCCGGGATGGACAGGCAATCGCTCGTCCGGTCCCTCTCCGAAGGCAGCAAACGCCTGCCGGATCTGAAGCTCAAGAAGGTCGTGCGGCTCCATCCCCCGAGGCAGGGATGGGAGGCTGTCAAGAAGGACTATGCGACCGGCGGCTCCCTCGGTTACAGGGGCGGGGAGATAAACACGCTCATAGGGCGCATGATACCAATGGGAGGAGTGAACGGAAATGGTAAGCAGAACGAGTAA
- a CDS encoding AAA family ATPase, producing the protein MIITVSGPAGSGKTTLASLISGKLGYKLISTGSIFRQIASERGIGVVEMNLLAESDYEIDIALDKRVVAEAARQADCVVEGRLSCHMIKRAGLSALSVFLDASFGTRMERISERDGITYEEAVRQTLMREESEKRRYLKIYGIDRDDMSCYDAVLDSTAMLPDELAENVMRRLYRE; encoded by the coding sequence ATGATCATAACAGTGAGCGGTCCGGCAGGAAGCGGCAAAACAACGCTCGCCTCCCTGATTTCAGGGAAGCTGGGCTATAAACTCATATCCACCGGCTCGATATTCAGGCAGATTGCATCGGAGAGGGGAATTGGTGTCGTGGAGATGAATCTGCTGGCTGAAAGCGACTACGAGATAGACATTGCGCTTGACAAGAGGGTTGTTGCGGAAGCCGCCAGGCAGGCGGACTGTGTTGTTGAGGGAAGGCTTTCGTGCCACATGATAAAACGCGCCGGTCTCTCTGCACTGTCTGTCTTTCTCGATGCATCTTTCGGCACAAGAATGGAGAGAATTTCGGAGAGAGACGGCATCACGTATGAAGAGGCGGTAAGGCAGACATTGATGAGGGAGGAGAGCGAGAAGAGGCGGTATCTCAAAATTTACGGCATAGACAGGGATGACATGTCCTGTTACGACGCTGTCCTCGACTCTACCGCCATGCTCCCCGATGAACTGGCAGAGAACGTTATGCGCCGTCTTTACAGGGAGTGA
- the secY gene encoding preprotein translocase subunit SecY, which translates to MANEEKKSLLYKLKPFTDRLPAITKPEGHVHFRTKMLWVILIIFLYFVMTNVYIYGLDRATTIDLFAQYRAIIAGASGSILQLGIGPIVTGSIVMQLFTGAKIINLDLTDDEDKAVYQSTQKFVVLIMIFVEAIPQVFGYLSPSPTFVHNIGAAASRISVLGVYPLLDSGKSLSQIIIIGQLFVGSYLIFLMDEIVSKWGIGSGISMFIAAGVSQQIFTGALNWYPAPAASNGIVATGPFASAPVGTIPKIIYVLFNVPAGQLSSSGFETLMLGQPNPVTALIGTIAIFLIVAWTESTRIELPLAHETAKGARGRYPIKLIYASNIPVILVAALLANVSMFSYLLWTNPAMMKIPLIGHQAWLGTYAAGSTTPTGGIAWYVSNVNGLSDWLLPMISPVYANGSPQLEGHTFIQFAAWIGAFTLVYVLGSILFAKFWIETTNMGPQAVAEQIESSGMQIPGFRRDPRVMKRVLERYIPTVTVLSGALVGFLAVGADLIGTVGNATGVGLLLTTGILIQFYDAIGQEQMMEMHPVLRQFFGG; encoded by the coding sequence ATGGCGAACGAGGAGAAAAAAAGTCTTCTTTACAAGCTTAAGCCCTTTACAGACAGGCTGCCGGCAATAACAAAGCCGGAGGGGCATGTCCATTTCAGGACAAAAATGCTCTGGGTCATACTGATCATATTCCTCTACTTCGTCATGACAAATGTCTATATCTACGGTCTCGACAGGGCGACCACCATCGATCTTTTCGCGCAGTACAGGGCAATCATTGCAGGTGCCTCCGGTTCAATACTCCAGCTGGGAATAGGCCCGATTGTCACGGGGTCCATAGTGATGCAGCTGTTCACTGGCGCCAAGATAATCAATCTGGACCTCACTGACGACGAGGACAAGGCCGTTTACCAGAGCACACAGAAGTTCGTCGTGCTCATAATGATATTTGTGGAGGCGATACCGCAGGTTTTCGGATATCTTTCCCCCTCGCCCACATTCGTCCACAATATAGGCGCTGCCGCCTCAAGGATATCGGTGCTGGGCGTATATCCGCTCCTGGACAGCGGCAAGTCCCTTTCGCAGATCATAATCATCGGGCAGCTTTTTGTCGGGTCATACCTGATATTCCTCATGGATGAAATAGTATCAAAATGGGGGATTGGAAGCGGCATCTCGATGTTCATTGCAGCCGGCGTGTCGCAGCAGATATTTACCGGCGCACTCAACTGGTATCCTGCCCCGGCCGCATCCAACGGTATTGTCGCAACGGGACCGTTCGCAAGTGCACCGGTCGGGACGATCCCTAAAATAATATACGTGCTGTTCAACGTCCCGGCCGGCCAGCTGAGCAGCAGCGGTTTTGAAACGCTGATGCTGGGCCAGCCCAATCCGGTGACGGCACTTATCGGGACGATAGCGATCTTCCTCATTGTTGCCTGGACCGAATCGACAAGGATTGAACTACCGCTTGCGCATGAAACAGCCAAGGGAGCGAGAGGCAGGTATCCGATAAAACTCATCTACGCTTCGAACATACCGGTAATACTAGTTGCTGCGCTTCTTGCGAACGTCAGCATGTTCAGCTACCTACTTTGGACGAACCCCGCAATGATGAAGATACCCCTTATAGGCCACCAGGCATGGCTGGGAACATATGCCGCGGGCAGCACAACGCCGACAGGCGGTATCGCATGGTATGTCAGCAATGTCAACGGCCTTTCCGACTGGCTGCTTCCGATGATAAGCCCGGTATACGCCAACGGAAGTCCGCAGCTGGAGGGGCATACATTCATACAGTTTGCTGCCTGGATAGGCGCATTCACGCTTGTCTACGTCCTGGGGTCGATACTTTTCGCCAAGTTCTGGATAGAGACAACCAACATGGGACCGCAGGCCGTTGCGGAGCAGATTGAAAGCAGCGGCATGCAGATTCCCGGTTTCAGGAGGGACCCCCGTGTCATGAAGAGAGTGCTTGAGCGTTACATACCGACAGTGACCGTTCTGAGCGGAGCACTGGTGGGTTTCCTGGCGGTAGGTGCTGATCTGATCGGCACTGTGGGCAACGCCACGGGCGTAGGACTGCTGCTGACCACCGGCATACTCATCCAGTTTTATGACGCCATAGGCCAGGAACAGATGATGGAGATGCATCCTGTGCTGAGACAGTTCTTCGGGGGATGA
- a CDS encoding NTPase yields the protein MAEVVKIGLTGLPGSGKTSTLLKLVEMLEEEGKTVGGMVTEPIVENGRRKGLRIYNKMTGESGTLAHVDIESRYMYEKFGVDLTVLESIGVKALADAEEKADVIIVDEVGKLEVESEKFVDEVKNVLDLDKPVILTLHKKSRNPLLQDIRKRDDIRILEVTPINRNLLPYKVMKLMKGQLW from the coding sequence ATGGCTGAGGTGGTCAAAATAGGGCTAACCGGCCTTCCGGGCTCAGGAAAGACCAGCACCCTCCTGAAACTTGTGGAAATGCTGGAGGAGGAGGGGAAGACCGTCGGCGGCATGGTTACCGAGCCGATTGTGGAAAACGGCAGAAGAAAGGGCCTCCGCATATACAACAAAATGACAGGTGAAAGCGGAACGCTTGCGCATGTAGACATCGAGTCGAGATACATGTATGAGAAATTCGGAGTCGATCTCACCGTTCTTGAGAGCATAGGGGTAAAGGCACTGGCGGATGCGGAGGAGAAGGCGGACGTCATAATCGTCGACGAGGTCGGAAAGCTCGAAGTTGAAAGCGAGAAGTTTGTCGACGAGGTCAAGAACGTGCTGGATCTTGACAAGCCTGTCATACTTACGCTGCACAAGAAGTCGAGAAACCCGCTTTTGCAGGATATAAGGAAGAGGGATGACATACGGATACTCGAGGTTACGCCGATCAACAGAAACCTCCTTCCTTACAAGGTGATGAAGCTCATGAAAGGTCAGCTATGGTGA